One segment of Anatilimnocola aggregata DNA contains the following:
- a CDS encoding GspE/PulE family protein: MARKGDFTEILLRRRIISQDQLTEARQVSKDSNANLSETLIKLGYATGEEVMRAVAQEHGRDYIDLSEVTIPEDIIELVPESVARENAILPLAEEDDALKVIVSDPYDIDTIEKLRFILNRKIEIALAPRDKILESINKYYSQIEGESADSVLQEFTDTAIDFTETESASVASSQEIVDENSAPVVRMVNLMIAEAVQLRASDIHVEPFETVVRIRYRIDGILIKRDSPPRRLLAAIISRIKILGKMDIAERRRPQDGRIKVTVGDKDLDLRVSIIPTAHGQSAVMRILNKDNIKVGVRQLGLSEGDFTKFQTLLKRPNGIVLVTGPTGSGKTTTLYAALNSMNRPDKKIITAEDPVEYYLPGINQVEVKHNIGLDFARIIRAMLRQAPNVILVGEMRDEETAQMGIQASLTGHLVFSTLHTNDAPSAVTRMVDMHVPSYLVASSVVAVLAQRLVRLNCQKCKHAIQLSESVLLDAGIPLKLAQTATFMKGKGCGNCNKSGYRGRQGIFELMMITAKIRELIFKNVSSTEIRKVAISQGMSTLYVDGMHKVMRGITTLEEVYRNAKRTEQDVIG; encoded by the coding sequence GTGGCTCGTAAGGGAGACTTCACCGAAATCCTGCTCCGCAGGCGAATCATCAGCCAGGACCAACTCACCGAAGCTCGCCAGGTTTCCAAGGATTCGAATGCCAATCTCTCTGAAACCCTGATCAAACTGGGCTATGCCACCGGCGAAGAAGTGATGCGGGCGGTGGCTCAGGAGCATGGCCGCGATTACATCGACCTGAGCGAAGTGACCATTCCCGAGGACATCATCGAACTCGTTCCGGAATCGGTCGCCCGCGAAAATGCCATTCTGCCGTTGGCTGAAGAAGATGACGCCCTAAAGGTAATCGTCAGCGATCCTTACGACATCGATACGATCGAAAAACTGCGTTTTATCTTGAATCGCAAGATCGAAATCGCCCTGGCGCCCCGCGATAAGATCTTGGAGTCGATCAATAAGTACTACAGCCAGATCGAAGGTGAATCGGCGGACTCGGTGCTCCAGGAATTCACTGATACGGCAATCGACTTCACCGAGACCGAGTCGGCATCGGTCGCCAGCAGCCAGGAAATCGTCGACGAGAATAGCGCGCCGGTCGTGCGCATGGTCAATTTGATGATCGCTGAGGCGGTCCAGCTCCGAGCCTCCGACATTCATGTGGAGCCGTTTGAAACAGTCGTTCGGATTCGCTATCGAATCGATGGCATATTAATCAAACGCGACAGCCCTCCCCGGCGGCTGCTGGCAGCGATCATTTCCCGCATCAAGATTTTGGGGAAGATGGACATCGCCGAACGTCGCCGCCCCCAGGACGGACGGATTAAGGTGACGGTCGGCGACAAGGACTTGGACCTTCGCGTCAGTATCATTCCGACGGCGCACGGCCAGTCGGCAGTCATGCGGATTCTGAACAAGGACAACATCAAGGTTGGCGTCCGCCAGCTTGGCTTGTCGGAAGGTGACTTCACCAAATTCCAGACTCTGCTCAAGCGGCCTAACGGAATCGTGCTCGTAACTGGACCCACCGGTTCGGGGAAGACGACGACGCTTTATGCCGCGCTCAATTCGATGAATCGGCCCGACAAGAAGATCATCACGGCCGAGGATCCGGTGGAGTATTACCTTCCCGGAATCAATCAGGTGGAGGTGAAGCACAACATCGGACTCGACTTCGCCCGCATCATTCGCGCGATGTTGCGACAAGCCCCCAATGTGATCCTCGTTGGCGAAATGCGCGACGAAGAGACGGCTCAGATGGGTATCCAGGCTTCTCTAACTGGACACTTGGTTTTTAGTACGCTACACACGAACGATGCGCCCAGTGCTGTGACGCGCATGGTCGACATGCACGTGCCGTCGTACTTGGTCGCAAGCAGCGTGGTGGCGGTGCTGGCTCAGCGGCTGGTCCGTTTGAATTGCCAGAAGTGCAAGCATGCAATTCAGCTCTCGGAATCGGTTTTGCTGGATGCAGGAATTCCTCTGAAACTGGCGCAAACGGCAACTTTTATGAAGGGGAAAGGTTGCGGCAACTGCAACAAGAGTGGCTATCGCGGCCGCCAAGGGATCTTCGAGCTGATGATGATTACGGCGAAGATTCGCGAGCTGATCTTCAAAAACGTCTCCTCTACTGAGATCCGCAAGGTAGCTATCAGTCAAGGGATGAGCACCCTCTATGTAGATGGAATGCACAAGGTAATGAGGGGTATAACAACCCTGGAAGAAGTGTATCGCAACGCCAAGCGTACCGAGCAGGATGTGATTGGTTAG
- a CDS encoding type II secretion system F family protein — protein sequence MPTFQFEAMDATGAEIRDVIDAGSEEEAQATIRQMGYFVTKIAVKRQQAGAKVGGKSGKKRSFALGGASTKQLALFTKQLSILQDAGLPIVRSLRILETQQKPGKLKNALMDVGEEIEGGATLSEAMGKSPGVFSRLYINMIKAGEAGGALEVILRRLSEFLDRSESLKRKVKGAMIYPVVVVLVACLILIFIMLKIVPVFQKMFEEFGLKLPVMTEVLINLSKWIVKDGWWSLPLMPVVLWIGVKLIRKFKQGRMGWDLYWLKLPIIGMLTEKNIMARTTRTLGTLVSSGVPILEALTITRETAGNAMFERMYGKVTDAIREGETIAKPMGANARPGFHPVTAFLWFGSGAFIPLLIMMLPGVAAKAGYTNFLSFAGAAGICGLAYYLLNMNARVVDELVVNMVDVGEETGELDTMLYKVADLFDEEVSTLTDGLMKLIEPLLICFLGGAVGFIVIALFLPLISLIQGLT from the coding sequence ATGCCTACCTTTCAGTTTGAAGCGATGGATGCCACCGGTGCCGAGATTCGCGACGTCATCGACGCGGGGTCCGAAGAAGAAGCCCAGGCCACTATTCGGCAGATGGGTTACTTCGTCACCAAGATCGCCGTCAAGCGCCAACAAGCTGGCGCGAAAGTAGGTGGCAAGAGTGGCAAGAAACGGAGCTTCGCGCTCGGTGGGGCCAGTACCAAGCAATTGGCTCTGTTCACCAAGCAATTGTCGATTCTGCAGGACGCTGGTCTCCCCATCGTGCGCAGTTTGCGAATTCTCGAAACGCAACAGAAGCCCGGCAAACTGAAAAACGCGCTGATGGACGTTGGCGAAGAGATTGAAGGTGGTGCCACCCTCTCCGAGGCGATGGGCAAAAGCCCGGGCGTCTTCAGCCGCTTGTACATCAACATGATTAAGGCGGGTGAGGCGGGCGGTGCTCTCGAAGTCATTTTGCGCCGCTTGTCCGAGTTTCTCGACCGGTCGGAATCGCTGAAGCGCAAAGTCAAAGGCGCGATGATCTATCCCGTGGTCGTCGTTCTCGTCGCCTGCCTCATCTTGATCTTCATCATGCTCAAGATCGTGCCGGTGTTCCAAAAGATGTTCGAAGAGTTCGGTCTCAAACTACCGGTGATGACAGAAGTTCTCATCAACCTGTCGAAGTGGATTGTGAAAGACGGTTGGTGGTCGCTCCCGCTGATGCCGGTCGTGTTATGGATCGGCGTGAAGTTGATTCGCAAGTTCAAGCAAGGTCGCATGGGCTGGGACTTGTACTGGCTCAAGCTGCCGATCATTGGCATGCTCACCGAGAAGAACATCATGGCCCGCACCACGCGGACGTTGGGAACGCTCGTCTCCAGCGGTGTGCCTATTCTCGAAGCTCTCACCATTACTCGCGAAACCGCCGGCAACGCGATGTTCGAGCGGATGTATGGCAAAGTGACCGATGCCATTCGCGAAGGCGAAACGATCGCCAAGCCGATGGGTGCGAATGCTCGCCCCGGTTTTCATCCAGTGACGGCCTTCCTCTGGTTCGGCAGCGGTGCCTTCATTCCGCTTCTGATCATGATGCTCCCTGGTGTGGCGGCCAAGGCTGGCTATACGAACTTCCTCAGCTTTGCCGGGGCGGCGGGCATTTGCGGCCTGGCTTATTACCTGCTGAATATGAATGCCCGCGTGGTGGACGAACTGGTGGTGAACATGGTTGACGTCGGCGAAGAAACCGGCGAACTCGACACCATGCTCTACAAAGTGGCCGACTTATTCGACGAAGAAGTCAGCACCCTCACCGACGGTTTGATGAAGTTGATCGAGCCTTTGCTCATCTGCTTCCTCGGTGGTGCGGTCGGTTTCATCGTCATCGCACTCTTCTTGCCGCTGATTTCGCTCATTCAAGGTTTGACCTAA
- a CDS encoding DEAD/DEAH box helicase family protein produces MTSGPTAGSNPFATKFIRPGAIPYQFPPGISVESLTTQLKAQHWRGSIIGPHGSGKSSLIAALIPTLEAQARVIVRQQLHGGQRALDWQSLNWRNWNERTLVIVDGYEQLSFWQRLLLRARCLQRGAGLLVTAHQPVSLPAIFTTQPTFELALRIVQQLLPDSDDQITPADVAEAYAAQRGDLREMLLSLYDVFRQRS; encoded by the coding sequence ATGACCTCCGGGCCCACTGCAGGCAGCAATCCGTTCGCGACGAAATTCATTCGCCCCGGCGCCATTCCGTATCAATTTCCGCCCGGCATTTCGGTGGAATCATTAACAACTCAATTGAAAGCACAACACTGGCGCGGTTCGATCATCGGTCCGCACGGCAGCGGTAAGTCATCTCTCATCGCCGCGCTAATTCCTACTTTAGAAGCACAAGCCCGAGTGATTGTTCGGCAGCAGTTGCATGGCGGCCAGCGCGCGCTCGATTGGCAATCGCTAAACTGGCGCAACTGGAACGAGCGTACGCTCGTGATCGTGGATGGCTACGAACAACTCAGCTTTTGGCAGCGACTATTGCTGCGCGCTCGTTGTCTTCAGCGTGGCGCGGGATTGCTGGTGACCGCTCATCAGCCCGTGAGTTTGCCGGCGATCTTCACCACCCAGCCGACGTTTGAGTTGGCCCTGCGGATCGTGCAGCAACTACTGCCCGACAGCGACGACCAGATCACTCCGGCCGACGTCGCCGAGGCCTATGCCGCGCAGCGCGGCGACCTGCGCGAAATGCTCTTGAGCTTGTACGACGTTTTCCGCCAGCGAAGTTAG
- a CDS encoding type II secretion system protein, whose amino-acid sequence MTQPLINRDDRRQRAPLPRAFTLIEMLVVMLILGLLVAMSLSAFNAAVEQSRVSRTKVIVAKLDQLIMEKWESYRTRPVPIRVSLSSTVNPRTAGQMRLNAIRDLMRMEMPDRKTDVVDGPCYYATSQAMASPALRRAYQRKAQAAAGSSWATTGWTEVSQGAECLYLIVSCMRDGDRNALDYFTESEIGDTDGDGMKEILDAWGRPIEFLRWAPGFTIENGALTMQTSDAANAPDPFDPLKLDSNGFALRPLIMSPGTDKSLDIFTDNTSGFHHYSASNAAPQPFTAFTDGQLPGYPMDRDGDGVSNWVDNITNHYQEAE is encoded by the coding sequence ATGACACAGCCCCTTATCAATCGCGACGACCGACGACAGCGGGCTCCGCTGCCCCGCGCGTTTACGTTGATCGAAATGCTGGTGGTGATGTTGATTCTCGGGCTACTCGTCGCCATGAGTCTTTCGGCCTTCAACGCTGCCGTCGAACAGTCGCGCGTCTCGCGCACGAAAGTCATCGTCGCCAAACTCGATCAGCTCATCATGGAAAAGTGGGAAAGCTATCGCACGCGGCCCGTACCGATTCGCGTTTCCCTTAGTTCGACAGTGAATCCTAGAACCGCAGGACAAATGCGACTCAATGCCATTCGCGATTTGATGCGGATGGAAATGCCCGACCGCAAAACCGATGTGGTGGACGGTCCATGCTATTACGCAACGTCCCAAGCAATGGCTTCGCCCGCCCTTCGCCGTGCGTATCAACGCAAGGCTCAGGCGGCCGCCGGTTCTTCGTGGGCCACCACCGGCTGGACAGAGGTTTCACAGGGTGCTGAGTGCCTGTATCTGATCGTTTCGTGTATGCGTGATGGTGATCGAAACGCCCTCGACTACTTCACCGAGTCCGAAATTGGCGATACGGACGGCGATGGCATGAAAGAGATTCTCGACGCCTGGGGTCGCCCCATCGAGTTCCTCCGCTGGGCGCCTGGCTTCACGATCGAAAATGGCGCGCTGACGATGCAAACCTCAGATGCCGCGAATGCTCCCGATCCCTTCGATCCGCTGAAGCTCGACTCGAACGGCTTTGCCCTGCGACCGCTGATCATGTCGCCCGGCACGGACAAATCGCTCGATATCTTCACCGACAATACCTCCGGCTTTCATCACTACTCGGCCAGCAACGCCGCGCCGCAACCGTTCACCGCATTTACCGATGGCCAACTGCCGGGCTATCCGATGGATCGCGATGGCGATGGCGTTTCGAACTGGGTCGACAACATCACCAATCACTATCAGGAGGCTGAGTAA
- a CDS encoding GspE/PulE family protein — MAIRRIGQILVDMGFISDDQLEMLLEEQQNRPGTLLGKIAQELNLVTEDQLVQALSEQMGMKVVELGDINITPELLSKVTESMAQLYRVIPVHFEGNRLTVATCDPQNITIQDELRSLLGHEIRTVIATETEIKKTLDRYYASDKDTIQGLIDELEDDGELKKAIEEAESGKHSLNVEDLADSAPVRKLLNMVLLLAIKDHASDIHFEPFEDEFRIRIKADGVLFEMVPPPRHLAFAITTRIKVMANLDIAERRMPQDGRIELTVGGHPVDLRVSVLPTLFGESVVMRVLDRSVVSLNLAKVGLDAAMLKTFRTLIDRPNGIVLVTGPTGSGKTTTLYSALTELNTMEDKLITTEDPVEYEIEGIVQIPIDHEIGVTFAACLRAILRQDPDVILVGEIRDLETAEIAIQAALTGHMVFSTLHTNDSPSTITRLKDMGVPTFLITATVEAILAQRLVRRICAQCREETPASEELLAEIGMKLEDVADKRFFRGRGCETCNNTGYKGRVGLFELLIANDTIRDLIMQNASVDDLRKCAQSFGMVTLRESGLSKAYEGITTLEEVARETIQEV; from the coding sequence ATGGCCATTCGTCGCATCGGACAAATTCTGGTCGATATGGGTTTCATCTCCGATGACCAATTGGAGATGTTGCTCGAAGAACAGCAAAACCGTCCCGGTACCTTGCTCGGCAAGATCGCGCAAGAACTCAACCTGGTAACAGAAGACCAGCTGGTGCAGGCCCTGTCGGAACAGATGGGGATGAAGGTCGTCGAACTCGGCGATATCAACATCACCCCCGAGTTGCTCAGCAAAGTCACCGAGTCGATGGCGCAGTTATATCGCGTCATTCCCGTTCACTTCGAAGGGAATCGCCTGACCGTTGCAACTTGCGATCCGCAAAATATCACCATTCAGGACGAACTTCGTTCGCTCCTGGGGCATGAAATCCGCACGGTTATCGCAACCGAGACGGAAATCAAGAAGACGCTCGACCGTTATTATGCGTCGGACAAAGACACGATTCAGGGGCTGATCGACGAACTCGAAGACGATGGCGAATTGAAGAAGGCCATTGAAGAGGCCGAATCGGGCAAGCACAGCTTGAATGTCGAAGACCTCGCCGATAGCGCGCCGGTTCGCAAACTGCTGAACATGGTGCTCCTCCTCGCGATCAAAGATCACGCGAGCGACATTCACTTTGAGCCGTTCGAAGACGAGTTTCGCATTCGCATCAAGGCGGATGGTGTGCTGTTCGAAATGGTGCCACCGCCACGTCACCTGGCGTTTGCGATTACTACGCGCATCAAGGTGATGGCGAATCTCGACATCGCCGAGCGCCGCATGCCGCAAGATGGTCGGATCGAACTTACCGTCGGTGGTCACCCGGTCGATCTGCGCGTCAGCGTGTTGCCCACGCTGTTCGGCGAGAGCGTCGTTATGCGAGTGCTTGATCGCTCGGTCGTATCGCTCAACCTGGCGAAGGTGGGGCTCGATGCCGCGATGCTCAAGACCTTCCGCACGCTTATCGATCGGCCGAACGGCATCGTGCTCGTGACGGGACCCACGGGCTCTGGCAAAACCACCACGCTCTATTCCGCGCTGACCGAACTCAACACGATGGAAGATAAGCTGATCACGACCGAGGACCCGGTCGAGTACGAGATTGAAGGGATCGTGCAGATTCCCATCGATCACGAGATCGGCGTCACGTTCGCAGCCTGCTTGCGCGCCATTTTGCGGCAAGATCCCGATGTGATCCTCGTCGGCGAAATCCGCGACTTGGAAACTGCCGAAATCGCAATTCAAGCCGCCCTTACCGGCCACATGGTGTTCAGCACGCTCCACACCAACGACTCGCCCAGCACGATCACGCGTTTGAAGGACATGGGCGTACCAACGTTCCTCATCACCGCTACGGTCGAAGCGATTCTCGCCCAACGTCTGGTGCGCCGCATCTGTGCTCAATGCCGCGAAGAAACGCCAGCGTCCGAAGAGTTGCTCGCCGAAATCGGCATGAAGCTGGAAGACGTCGCCGACAAGCGATTCTTCCGCGGCCGCGGCTGCGAAACCTGCAACAACACGGGCTACAAGGGACGCGTTGGTCTGTTCGAGTTGCTGATCGCCAACGATACGATCCGCGACCTGATCATGCAAAACGCCTCGGTCGACGACCTGCGCAAGTGCGCTCAAAGCTTTGGCATGGTGACACTCCGCGAGTCGGGCCTGTCCAAAGCCTATGAGGGCATTACCACGCTCGAAGAAGTGGCCCGCGAAACCATTCAAGAAGTCTAG
- a CDS encoding type IV pilus twitching motility protein PilT — MASILIDKLLQAAIKQGASDIHIVTGQPPVFRLHGRMRKLETKTLEPEDTVALMKSIAPERCQRELQERGSADFGFAFGDLARFRVSIFKQRGNVSMVLRQIPNNMLTPQQLGLPDVCVKMVMRPRGLFLVTGPTGSGKSTTLASLVNYINETVDHHIITIEDPIEFYHYHKKSTVNQREIGVDVPSFSEAIRRALRQDPDVILVGEMRDLETIEAAISAAETGHVVFGTLHTNSAQGTINRIIDAFPGNLQDQVRTQLSTSIIGVVAQTLLPKIGGGRCAAYEILVVTPGIANLIRENKTFRINSAIQTGTKFGMQLMDDHLFRLWLEQKVTLEDVLTKAQNQDELAKRIHNAQRGIMDDPNQAPGPDLNATPRGGGH, encoded by the coding sequence ATGGCCTCCATTCTGATCGACAAGCTGCTGCAGGCAGCGATCAAGCAAGGCGCGAGCGATATTCATATTGTGACCGGTCAGCCCCCAGTGTTCCGTCTGCACGGCCGGATGCGCAAACTCGAGACCAAAACACTCGAGCCCGAAGATACGGTCGCCCTGATGAAGAGCATCGCCCCCGAGCGTTGCCAGCGCGAATTGCAGGAGCGAGGTAGCGCCGACTTTGGCTTTGCCTTCGGCGACCTGGCCCGTTTCCGCGTCTCGATCTTCAAGCAACGCGGCAATGTCTCGATGGTGCTCCGGCAAATCCCGAACAACATGCTCACCCCGCAGCAGTTGGGCTTGCCCGACGTCTGCGTCAAGATGGTGATGCGTCCCCGCGGCCTGTTTCTTGTTACGGGCCCCACCGGTTCGGGCAAGAGTACGACCCTGGCGAGCCTGGTGAACTACATCAACGAGACGGTCGACCATCACATCATCACGATTGAAGATCCGATCGAGTTTTATCACTACCACAAGAAGTCGACGGTCAATCAGCGCGAAATCGGCGTCGACGTTCCCAGCTTTTCGGAAGCCATTCGCCGCGCATTGCGACAAGACCCAGACGTAATCCTCGTCGGCGAAATGCGTGACTTGGAAACGATCGAAGCGGCGATCTCAGCTGCTGAAACGGGGCACGTCGTGTTCGGTACGCTGCACACGAATAGTGCCCAGGGGACGATCAATCGTATTATCGATGCTTTCCCCGGCAACCTGCAGGATCAGGTCCGCACCCAGTTATCGACGTCGATTATCGGCGTCGTGGCTCAAACGCTGCTCCCCAAGATTGGCGGCGGGCGCTGCGCGGCTTACGAGATTCTCGTCGTCACGCCGGGCATTGCGAACCTGATTCGCGAAAACAAAACCTTCCGTATTAACAGCGCTATTCAAACCGGCACCAAGTTCGGCATGCAGTTGATGGACGACCACTTGTTCCGCCTGTGGCTGGAGCAAAAGGTTACGCTCGAAGACGTGCTGACGAAGGCGCAGAACCAGGATGAACTGGCCAAGCGCATTCACAACGCACAACGCGGCATTATGGACGATCCGAATCAAGCACCCGGTCCCGATTTGAACGCAACCCCTCGCGGCGGCGGACATTAG
- a CDS encoding type II secretion system protein, whose translation MAARHPCHLQPVRGYTLIELLVVIMIAILLMAVTLPAAKSIMENARPREASRILNAAFATAKARAASTGRPCGLEFLLTPVGDPTATPVAQQSTQLFLCEVPAMYSGDTTNARVTVNTSTWELTFQNSCATNLPSLLDSSNVFFIRINYRGPWHVGSYNTMSSKYYITAPSVYPPTSDTGGYAFQILRPPVRIGNPIELPKSTAIDMNYSGFGTGVDKSATMSAKEGIDFSLINKDGGLRIMFSPNGSVHSVAFDSTTSEMDSPNYPDFSPPGTSAPGTIHLLIGLTSKVNLPTASNMANLELSNLADNNALWVSVGRASGLVTSTENLVPTDLSTYSTDLTQAQNYLTYARTYATAREQKGGL comes from the coding sequence ATGGCCGCTCGCCATCCTTGTCATTTGCAGCCAGTTCGCGGTTATACGCTCATCGAGTTGCTCGTGGTAATCATGATCGCCATTCTGCTGATGGCCGTCACCTTGCCCGCTGCCAAGTCGATCATGGAGAATGCTCGGCCGCGGGAAGCGTCGCGCATTCTCAACGCCGCCTTTGCCACCGCCAAAGCCCGCGCGGCTTCGACGGGACGACCCTGTGGCCTCGAATTCCTGCTCACTCCGGTGGGCGATCCCACGGCAACACCAGTCGCGCAGCAATCGACCCAACTGTTTCTGTGCGAAGTGCCCGCCATGTACTCGGGCGATACGACCAACGCGCGCGTCACCGTCAACACTTCCACCTGGGAACTCACCTTTCAGAATTCCTGCGCGACGAATCTGCCCTCGCTGCTCGACAGTTCAAACGTATTCTTTATTCGCATCAACTACCGCGGCCCCTGGCACGTGGGAAGCTACAACACCATGAGTAGCAAGTACTACATCACCGCGCCATCCGTTTACCCGCCCACTTCCGATACTGGCGGTTACGCCTTTCAAATTCTGCGTCCCCCGGTTCGCATCGGCAATCCGATTGAACTCCCCAAGTCGACCGCCATCGATATGAACTACAGCGGGTTCGGGACGGGCGTCGATAAGTCGGCCACGATGTCGGCCAAAGAGGGAATCGATTTCAGCCTGATCAATAAAGATGGCGGGCTGCGAATCATGTTTTCGCCCAACGGCAGTGTGCACTCTGTCGCCTTCGACTCGACGACATCCGAAATGGACTCGCCGAACTACCCAGACTTTTCACCACCAGGAACTTCTGCCCCGGGCACCATTCACTTGTTGATTGGCTTGACGTCGAAGGTGAACCTCCCGACGGCCAGCAACATGGCCAATCTCGAACTCTCGAACCTGGCAGATAACAACGCCCTGTGGGTCTCGGTGGGCCGCGCCTCGGGACTGGTCACCTCCACCGAGAACTTAGTTCCCACCGATCTATCGACTTACTCCACTGATCTAACCCAGGCGCAGAATTATTTGACCTACGCCCGCACTTACGCCACGGCTCGTGAGCAGAAGGGGGGCCTCTAA
- a CDS encoding type IV pilus modification PilV family protein — MAQSRFARERFGTRPGVSILEVLFAIMITSIGLMGAIAIFPAAMMQARRGAQADATAVAGITNVHAFDAQGMRQPAKWLYYNGSAFAQVADPDGTMAYCIDPRFVAANLNDSKAHKFPYDSSSSLMGRVTLSNGIGTTNYMGKLLADLNFQIDDDISYDRFRDGVVVRDNTLQAASIFVRDGSSNALKRQSEGHMSWMATLAPKLERMPTGGVLEDRYVLSIVVFYDRPGDLTADSTGDRLATEWALKINSGDFHDAGINGGSVTLTENSTSLTADERARRLNIHAGQWVMLRAKTRGTASGTNRDMPLCRWYRVMDADEPDTSANTVEVTLAGSDWETSQTDPANEAEVIVCQGVVAVYEKTIKLEPKE, encoded by the coding sequence ATGGCTCAAAGCAGGTTCGCTCGCGAGAGGTTTGGTACTCGCCCCGGCGTGAGCATTCTCGAAGTGCTGTTTGCCATCATGATCACCAGCATCGGGCTGATGGGGGCGATCGCCATCTTCCCAGCCGCCATGATGCAAGCCCGTCGCGGTGCCCAGGCCGATGCCACGGCGGTCGCCGGCATCACGAACGTTCATGCGTTCGATGCCCAAGGGATGCGCCAACCGGCCAAGTGGCTGTACTACAACGGTTCTGCGTTTGCACAAGTTGCCGATCCCGATGGCACGATGGCTTATTGTATCGACCCTCGCTTCGTCGCAGCAAATCTCAACGACTCCAAGGCACATAAGTTTCCTTACGACAGTTCGTCGAGCCTGATGGGACGAGTCACGCTCAGCAATGGAATTGGCACGACCAACTACATGGGTAAGCTTCTCGCCGATTTGAACTTTCAGATCGACGACGATATCTCCTACGACCGTTTTCGCGATGGTGTCGTCGTTCGCGATAACACCCTGCAAGCAGCTTCGATCTTTGTTCGCGATGGCAGCAGCAACGCTCTTAAACGCCAGTCCGAAGGGCACATGTCGTGGATGGCAACCCTCGCTCCCAAACTCGAACGAATGCCGACAGGCGGAGTGCTGGAAGATCGCTATGTTCTGTCGATCGTTGTCTTCTACGATCGCCCCGGCGATCTCACGGCTGACTCAACCGGTGACCGCTTGGCGACCGAGTGGGCACTGAAGATCAACAGCGGCGACTTTCACGATGCCGGCATCAACGGCGGCTCCGTGACGTTGACGGAGAATTCAACTTCGCTTACCGCTGACGAGCGTGCTCGCCGGCTCAACATTCATGCGGGTCAGTGGGTCATGCTCCGCGCCAAGACCAGGGGTACCGCCTCCGGCACGAATCGCGATATGCCCCTCTGCCGTTGGTATCGCGTGATGGATGCCGACGAACCCGATACCTCGGCCAATACTGTTGAGGTCACACTGGCCGGCTCCGATTGGGAAACCTCGCAGACCGATCCAGCCAATGAAGCCGAAGTTATCGTCTGCCAAGGTGTCGTCGCGGTCTATGAAAAAACGATCAAGCTCGAACCGAAAGAATAG
- a CDS encoding type II secretion system protein: MFTRRPSASRAFTLVEMLVVIGIIAVLVGLLLPAINMAVNAARRAAISLEISQLANGIETYKQQKGEYPPSFGEDYGTPYTTVVERHLQRCYPKMTAAKKMDFYSKIDSDKVDQAEALVLWLRLVGTNPADPFEMTATRSGYYEFDERRLNDDDGDSVPAYIAKYCRDTPYIYIENRTYGKHLSSANAASGLSDSYYAQPYFADGTGNTATTLKGINPTKFQIIAAGLDGDFGKIYNNTGSTYSDLKLYPSGTKLEEGDLDNLTNFSEGRTLGDSRPQ, translated from the coding sequence ATGTTTACGCGTCGGCCCTCGGCTTCCCGAGCTTTCACCCTGGTCGAAATGCTGGTGGTGATTGGCATCATTGCCGTCCTCGTCGGCCTGCTCCTGCCTGCCATCAACATGGCCGTCAACGCCGCCCGCCGGGCCGCGATTTCGCTCGAGATCAGCCAACTGGCCAACGGCATCGAGACCTATAAGCAGCAGAAAGGCGAGTACCCACCCAGCTTTGGGGAGGATTACGGCACGCCGTATACCACCGTCGTCGAGCGCCATCTGCAGCGCTGTTATCCCAAGATGACTGCCGCCAAAAAGATGGATTTCTACTCCAAGATCGACTCAGACAAGGTCGATCAGGCCGAGGCGCTGGTCCTGTGGCTGCGATTGGTGGGAACCAATCCCGCCGATCCTTTTGAGATGACGGCAACTCGATCAGGCTATTACGAGTTTGACGAACGGCGCCTGAACGACGACGACGGCGACAGCGTGCCCGCTTACATTGCGAAATATTGCCGCGATACGCCGTATATCTACATCGAGAATCGAACTTACGGTAAGCACTTGAGTTCCGCGAATGCAGCTTCAGGCTTGAGCGATTCGTACTACGCTCAGCCCTACTTCGCCGATGGTACCGGCAATACAGCGACAACGCTAAAGGGAATCAACCCCACCAAGTTTCAGATCATCGCTGCGGGCCTCGATGGCGATTTCGGCAAGATCTACAACAACACGGGAAGCACCTACAGCGATCTGAAGCTCTATCCCAGTGGCACCAAGCTCGAAGAAGGCGATTTAGACAACCTCACGAACTTCAGCGAAGGCAGAACGCTGGGCGACTCTCGCCCGCAGTAG